The Arachis ipaensis cultivar K30076 chromosome B03, Araip1.1, whole genome shotgun sequence region AAGAATATGATCTGATTCACAGAATTATTGAATTGAATTTGAtttaattacaaaaaataaaaaattaaatattatatatttaaattaaatacaNNNNNNNNNNNNNNNNNNNNNNNNNNNNNNNNNNNNNNNNNNNNNNNNNNNNNNNNNNNNNNNNNNNNNAtagttaaaattattaataattagtataattattcattaaatattaattttatatagttataaaaaaatctatttttaaatAAACTGAAAAGAAAGAAGCGTgcatattaatattaaaatataccaCATTAATATTCTTAATGGCAAAATATAATCTGTTGTAGAATAATATAATGATTACCTAAATAGACAACTATATTTACATTACATTTCTTTCTTACATGATAGTTTTTAGAGCAAATGTCCTGTATAAATCAAAGGAAGTCTAAAATTACCTAAATCCCCCAAACTTAAAAATGTTACCTGTATGTTTCTATctacatttttatataaatcgaattcaatAAATTCAAATTAGGGATTTTAGTAGTAAGTCGAATTTATAAAATTCGAATTACTTAAAATGGTGATTCGAAAGTAAATCAAATTCAATAATATCGAATTACATTATCCCATACTAAATCGAATCTATAAAGTTTGATTTACCTGATCTATGCTAAATCGAATTAATAAGGTTCGATTGACACACGCATACTAAATCAATTCCATTAAATTCGATTTACAATGATTAGTGATTTAGGGTAAATCGAAGCCATTAGATTCGATTTACTGTGTATTAACTACATGCATAATTCAACATCATTTAATTCGATTTATAAAGTCCTAACGTATATAAATACGAGCTCAATGTGAATTTTTCACCATAGTGAGATTCACAATGGGTAATGATGAGAGTTTTTTAGTTCTGGTACACTATAGAGAGTCCATAAAAAAGAAAACGTGATCAGGAATTAAATTTATTGATAAGGACCCGCTGAGTATTTTCCTCAAACCTTCGACGAGTTTCACTGAGTTTCAGAATCCTATACTACAGAGACTAGGTCTGCATGGCGTGAAATAGGTGGAGAAGTTATTCTATAGAATTACGATCTCCGTGTTACGCGATGATGTGAAGTACTATTCATTTGTCATAAGCAGTGACAAAGATATGCAAGTTCTGTTTCATTGTCGTCGTCAGTTTCCCAAGGTGAGGACCCCCGAGCTGTTGGCGAAACTTGTGGATGTGGTATCTAGTTCTGGAGGTTCGACTAGCCTGCTCTAGTTCTATACCTGTTGGTGCCTCGTCAGCTGTGCCAGTGATTATACCTGAGGCAGTTTTAGTTGCATCTCCGTCCTTTGCATTTAATTTGAACCGTAGTGGTGACGCGAGAATGGGTGAGACTAGACCATTTGGGGAGGTTGCGACCGCGACACCCGGTGCTCCTATTATGGTTCCGGTGTTCAGAGAGGGTGGAGTACCGGATGGGGTTGAGGATGTagtgcatgatgatgatgatgatgatgatgatgatgtggagcccGCCATGATAGATGATGAAAGTGACGATAACATAGCAAAGACCACTCCAGCTGTTGGTGGCGGAGCATCTAGTTCAGGAACTCATTAGTACCCCCCCGCACTTCTCagctttggacttggatgccattgCACCTCAGGGGGATCCGAGAGTACTTGCTAGTTTTGGGACCAGAAATACACAAAATACAGGAGCAGTATCTGAAATTTAAGTTAGTCAGCAGTTTCAGGATAAAGAGGAGGTcgtgttaagtgtgaagacttataGCATCCGCTGTGGGGTTGAGTACAAGGTGTTAGAGTCCGATCATCGCAAGTATTATGGCAAGTGCAAGGAGTTCGGCAATGGATATACATGGCTCATTCGGgtcaacctccaccaatgcataGGTATTTGGGAGGTAAAACAGTACAATGGTCCTCACACTTGCCTAGCCACATCGATAACTAGTGATCACAGGATGCTTGATTATCATGTCATATCGACCTTAATATTGCCCATGATTAGAGCTGATGCTGCCGTCTCGATCAAGGTGTTACAGAATGCCATAGAGGAACACTTCGGGTTTAGACCGACTTACAAGAGAGTTTGGATGGCTAAACAGAAGGTCCTAGTGTAGATTTATGGAGATTGGGAAGAGTCATATAATGACTTGCCACGATGGGTACTGGGTGTGCAAATTGCGATGCCAGGTAGTGTTGCGGTTTTGAGGACGAGTCCTGTGTGGGTTGGTGGGCAAGTAGATGACTCTTTAGCTTATTTCCATCGGCTTTTTTGGAGATACCTACCGTGTATCGCAGCATTCCGTGATTGCGAGCCGTTAGTCAGTGTCGACGGGATCCACCTGTATGGCAAATACGGTGGTACACTGCTTGTCGCGATTGCTCAGGACAACAACTCCAATATCATTCCTATTGCATTTGCACTTGTAGAGGGTGAGAATACTGAGCCATGGTCATTCTTCTTATCTCACCTTCAGCAACTCCAACATCATTCCTATTGCATTCACACttgtagaggatgagaatgcTGAGTCGTGGTCATTCTTCTTATCTCACCTTTGGCAGCTCCTAACCGTCTCATCGTCTGCCCCCTACGGAAGCTCACTAAATGTGTCCTGCATCCAAGTGCACTTCATTGTGAACTTGTCGATGCAGTTCCCAGGAGGTAAAACACCCAAAAGCTCCTCAAACCACACATACGCTGGGCAGCCACTCTCGATATTTTGCTCAAAGTCCGTGAGGCATCCGCTGACATACTGACTGTCGTCGATCGGGAGTCTTAGCTGGTACGCTACATCCTGCAGCGTGATCGTGGACTCTCCGAATGGTACGTGAAAAGTATGAGGCTTCGGGCCCCATCTCCCCACAAATCCGCTCACCAATGGCTCGTCCAATCGAAACCAAGTCTCGTTCAGTCTTGCAAGATGGTATAAACCGGCCATTTGCAAGTACGGAACAATCCTATCATCATCCAATGGCATACCGCGTTGCTGTCTCATGCTAGTGATACATCGATGAGGCTGGAAAAGGATAGAAAATTCCTTATCAAAATCGTAACAAAGCAGTGTTCAATGCATAAAATTATGAAAATGTTTAACATTGCATgctctaatttttaaaatatcgTTGCCAATAACGCCCAACAAATTCTTCATACGACCCAATACAAAACACTAAATAATTCATGAcccaattctaaaaaaaaaaaacaaatttaccAAAGCATGTAGTCTCACACGTTGACATAAAATAGAAAATGCTAAAACTAAACTAGCTTAAGTGTGTCACAATTCtacaaaaaaagttatttttaatgtatcaaaaatatcaaaaaatttatatttaacccTAACCCTATACTAAGTCTCGctgaatataaaactaaactaataacTTCAAAAATCTAACATAGCCTGCAATCCTAACTAACTTTTTTAGGTACCATTTCAAGTTCTCAAAATCTAACCACCTAATAGCTTACTTCTTCTAACAAGCACCTagcttaaaaaaaaataattttctaattCCTAATTAACGGCACTAAACAACTACTACACGAACTATATTAATATTACTACAATGATTAATTTatgttaaaaacaaaaaaaatttcactaaccTCTTTATAGACGACACCAGCAATATGCGCAACTCCATCTAGTCGATATAAATGATTTGGATCGTTCTTCATGTGTTCAGATTCGGTTTTTTTGAGATTGCTTTATGAGATTTGGTTGCTGGGTGGTGGGACTCGTGGTGGGTGGCGTTTGTTTTGTAATTCGAATGAACTAATTTCGAATTATATATATAGCCACCTTAACACTAAATTGACCACATTGTATTCGATTTAGTAAGGGACGTTCTTGAATGTAAATCGAATCTATAGGCTTCGATTTATCAATACCATTAAATCGATACTATTAGATTCGGTTTACTGTAGGTGTTTTACTATGAAGCTAAATTGAATCTATTGTTATCGATTTACTTTGAACGAGCTAAATCGAATCTTATTCGTTCACTTTGTAGCGGAGATAGCATGTGTGTTAtttgaattttataaatttaatttattatttgttACC contains the following coding sequences:
- the LOC107632582 gene encoding uncharacterized protein LOC107632582, whose product is MPGSVAVLRTSPVWVGGQVDDSLAYFHRLFWRYLPCIAAFRDCEPLVSVDGIHLYGKYGGTLLVAIAQDNNSNIIPIAFALVEGENTEPWSFFLSHLQQLQHHSYCIHTCRG